A genomic stretch from Agarivorans sp. Alg241-V36 includes:
- the aroB gene encoding 3-dehydroquinate synthase, whose product MECLTVALGERSYPISIGQGLLNQVDLFSSAITSKKVMVVTNTKVAPLYLEQLLACLSQYQVDVVTLPDGEQYKNLDTLNQIFSELLAQQHSRDTTIVALGGGVIGDMAGFAAACYQRAVPFVQVPTTLLSQVDSSVGGKTAVNHPLGKNMIGAFYQPKAVVIDINCLATLDKRELAAGMAEVIKYGIIYDAEFFAWLETHLDKLMALDPELMTRAIARCCEIKAEVVAKDETEQGIRALLNLGHTFGHAIEAEQGYGVWLHGEAVGAGMVMAAETAELAGMINQAEVTRMRTLIERAGLPVLPPQGMGLAEFIPHMMRDKKVLDGKLRLVLPSSIGTAEVVDTITESDIKTVINRFQ is encoded by the coding sequence ATGGAATGTTTGACCGTTGCTCTAGGCGAGCGCAGCTACCCAATTAGTATTGGCCAAGGTTTATTAAACCAAGTTGATTTATTTAGTTCAGCGATTACCAGTAAAAAGGTAATGGTAGTAACAAATACTAAGGTTGCACCGCTTTATTTGGAGCAATTGTTGGCTTGTTTAAGTCAGTACCAAGTGGATGTAGTGACGCTGCCAGATGGTGAGCAATACAAAAACTTGGATACCTTAAACCAAATATTTTCAGAGTTATTAGCCCAGCAACATAGCCGTGATACTACTATTGTAGCGCTGGGCGGTGGCGTTATTGGTGACATGGCCGGCTTTGCGGCTGCCTGTTATCAACGCGCAGTACCCTTTGTACAAGTGCCTACCACCTTGTTATCACAGGTTGATTCATCAGTGGGCGGTAAAACAGCAGTTAATCATCCTTTAGGCAAGAATATGATAGGCGCGTTCTATCAGCCAAAAGCGGTGGTAATTGATATTAATTGCTTAGCCACATTGGACAAGCGAGAGCTCGCTGCTGGCATGGCAGAAGTGATTAAGTATGGCATTATCTACGATGCTGAGTTCTTCGCATGGTTAGAAACTCACCTTGATAAACTTATGGCGCTCGACCCAGAGTTAATGACACGAGCTATAGCCCGTTGTTGTGAAATTAAGGCTGAAGTGGTGGCTAAAGACGAAACCGAACAGGGTATTCGCGCTTTACTAAACCTTGGTCATACTTTTGGTCATGCTATTGAAGCCGAGCAAGGTTACGGCGTTTGGTTACATGGTGAAGCCGTAGGCGCTGGTATGGTTATGGCTGCTGAAACAGCTGAACTAGCAGGTATGATTAATCAAGCTGAAGTAACGCGTATGCGCACTTTGATTGAACGTGCTGGCTTACCCGTTCTGCCACCACAAGGTATGGGTTTAGCCGAGTTTATTCCGCATATGATGCGTGATAAGAAAGTATTGGATGGAAAACTCCGTTTAGTTCTACCTAGCTCTATTGGTACAGCAGAAGTAGTTGATACAATTACTGAAAGTGATATAAAAACAGTTATCAATCGATTTCAATAA
- a CDS encoding phosphoglycolate phosphatase, translating into MSQLQAVKLIAFDLDGTLVDSAPDLALAINDMLMDLGREPFPEQTVRHWVGNGAEVLIKRALSGSDTIASDIEESLYLQAKDLFVQHYSEKLCVASKLYDGVAESLEELSKLNMPMAIVTNKPGVFTQPLLEALNLAQYFDVVLSGDSLPRKKPDPLPLQHLIEHCQVEMADLLMVGDSKNDIQAAKAAGCRSLGLTYGYNYGEDIALSGPDFVADSLVTLVELIKGSVTA; encoded by the coding sequence ATGAGCCAATTACAAGCGGTGAAGCTAATTGCTTTTGATTTAGACGGTACCTTGGTAGACAGTGCACCAGATTTAGCCTTGGCTATTAATGACATGCTGATGGATTTAGGACGTGAGCCATTTCCAGAACAAACCGTTCGCCACTGGGTAGGTAATGGTGCTGAAGTGTTAATTAAACGCGCTTTGTCTGGTTCGGATACTATCGCCAGCGATATTGAAGAGAGCCTGTACTTACAAGCGAAAGATTTGTTTGTTCAGCATTATTCAGAAAAACTGTGTGTCGCCAGTAAGCTGTATGATGGAGTAGCAGAGAGTTTAGAAGAGCTTTCTAAACTTAATATGCCAATGGCGATTGTAACCAATAAACCTGGCGTGTTTACCCAGCCGCTATTGGAAGCTTTAAATTTGGCGCAATACTTCGACGTCGTATTGTCAGGTGATTCGCTGCCACGTAAAAAGCCCGATCCGCTGCCACTGCAGCACTTAATTGAGCATTGCCAAGTTGAAATGGCAGATCTATTGATGGTGGGTGACTCAAAAAATGATATTCAAGCTGCAAAAGCGGCGGGATGTCGCTCGCTAGGCTTGACCTATGGTTACAACTACGGTGAAGATATCGCACTTAGTGGCCCCGATTTTGTGGCAGACAGCCTAGTAACACTGGTTGAGCTAATTAAAGGCTCGGTTACAGCTTAA
- a CDS encoding DUF2970 domain-containing protein, with protein MSVLKSVLGALFGVQSDKQRQHDFSQGKAWKFILVGIIMVTLFVLAVAALVSVIT; from the coding sequence ATGTCTGTGTTGAAAAGTGTTCTTGGTGCATTGTTTGGTGTTCAATCTGACAAACAACGCCAACACGACTTTAGCCAAGGCAAAGCGTGGAAGTTCATCCTTGTTGGCATCATTATGGTGACCTTGTTTGTATTAGCGGTTGCAGCGCTGGTGTCGGTGATTACCTAA
- the pilM gene encoding type IV pilus assembly protein PilM, with amino-acid sequence MVLGIGKKTSTALLGIDFGSSTIKGLLLSRSSKGLKVESVAEVETPVGALVDNQVVSPEEITESLRELRRKLPSRNRQVATAVAGSHVITKVIYMDSSLSELELETQVELEAENSIPFPIDEISLDFEVLGINESEPNRNNVLLSAARTEAVSIRAEVLANADFEPKIVDVESHALGRAWNFVLNQQDEELDENKIIGLVDIGETTLNFAILDKGEVVYNRAQNFGGAQYTQQIASFYSLSIEEAKEMKVSGRLPENYEIDVFAQFVSGVIQNVRRQVSLFLSSSGYKSLDAIAVSGGSALSDELVFQMQTDLEMPVIKAQPFNECLFDRSIDREQLRQEGGKYMVALGLALRSFDNV; translated from the coding sequence ATGGTACTAGGGATAGGTAAAAAAACATCGACTGCTCTGCTAGGTATCGACTTTGGTTCCTCCACCATTAAAGGACTTTTACTTTCTAGATCTTCAAAAGGTTTAAAAGTTGAGTCGGTGGCTGAAGTCGAAACACCGGTAGGCGCATTAGTCGATAACCAAGTTGTTTCTCCGGAAGAGATTACTGAATCTTTACGTGAATTAAGGCGAAAGCTGCCCTCACGTAACCGTCAGGTAGCGACCGCAGTCGCAGGTAGCCATGTAATTACAAAAGTAATCTACATGGACAGTAGTTTGTCAGAATTAGAATTAGAGACTCAAGTTGAACTTGAAGCTGAAAATTCGATTCCATTTCCTATTGATGAAATTAGTCTTGATTTTGAAGTGTTAGGGATTAACGAAAGTGAGCCTAACCGTAACAATGTATTGCTGAGTGCTGCGCGCACTGAAGCAGTTAGCATTCGTGCAGAAGTATTAGCAAACGCAGATTTTGAGCCTAAGATTGTTGACGTTGAGTCGCATGCACTTGGGCGCGCTTGGAACTTCGTGTTGAATCAACAAGACGAAGAACTTGATGAAAACAAAATCATAGGTTTGGTTGATATTGGTGAAACCACCTTAAACTTCGCGATTTTAGATAAAGGCGAAGTGGTATATAACCGAGCGCAAAACTTTGGTGGAGCGCAATATACCCAGCAAATTGCTAGCTTCTATAGTTTGAGTATTGAAGAAGCCAAAGAGATGAAGGTGAGCGGTCGCTTACCTGAAAACTACGAAATAGACGTATTTGCCCAGTTTGTAAGTGGTGTTATCCAAAACGTACGTCGACAGGTTTCCTTGTTCCTAAGCTCAAGCGGTTATAAGTCGTTAGATGCGATTGCCGTAAGCGGCGGTAGTGCTTTGTCAGATGAGCTGGTTTTTCAAATGCAGACTGACTTAGAAATGCCGGTGATAAAGGCGCAGCCGTTTAATGAGTGCTTATTCGACCGTTCTATAGACCGAGAGCAGCTTCGCCAGGAAGGCGGAAAATATATGGTTGCCCTTGGCTTGGCCTTAAGGAGTTTTGATAATGTCTAA
- the rpe gene encoding ribulose-phosphate 3-epimerase, which yields MSKPFLIAPSILAADFARLGEEVDNVLAAGADVVHFDVMDNHYVPNLTVGPMVCKALRDYGITAPIDVHLMVKPVDAIIPEFAKAGASMITFHAEASEHIDRSLQLIKEQGCKAGLVLNPATPLHCLDYVMDKLDMILLMSVNPGFGGQKFIPNTLDKLRAVRKKIDESGYDIRLEIDGGVTPDNIAEVAQAGADMFVAGSAIFNQPDYKAVIDKMRAELAKVAN from the coding sequence ATGAGCAAACCTTTTTTAATTGCCCCTTCAATTTTAGCCGCAGATTTTGCCCGTTTGGGTGAAGAAGTCGATAACGTACTTGCTGCTGGTGCAGATGTGGTTCACTTCGATGTTATGGACAATCACTACGTGCCTAATCTAACCGTTGGTCCAATGGTGTGTAAGGCACTACGTGATTACGGAATTACTGCGCCAATTGACGTTCATTTAATGGTTAAGCCTGTGGATGCCATTATTCCTGAGTTCGCTAAAGCGGGTGCAAGCATGATTACTTTCCATGCTGAAGCCTCAGAACACATTGATCGCAGTTTGCAGTTGATCAAAGAGCAAGGCTGTAAAGCCGGCTTGGTGTTAAACCCGGCTACTCCTCTACATTGCCTTGACTACGTAATGGATAAACTCGACATGATTTTGCTGATGTCGGTTAACCCAGGTTTTGGTGGTCAAAAATTCATTCCAAATACCTTAGACAAATTACGCGCAGTGCGTAAAAAGATTGATGAGAGTGGCTATGACATCCGCTTAGAGATCGACGGTGGGGTAACCCCAGATAATATTGCAGAAGTAGCCCAAGCGGGTGCAGATATGTTTGTGGCGGGTTCTGCCATCTTCAATCAACCCGACTACAAAGCGGTAATCGATAAAATGCGCGCCGAACTGGCAAAAGTTGCTAATTAA
- a CDS encoding PilN domain-containing protein — protein MSNINLLPWREEVKTKQKRDFWMALASSAGLTVLALLLVQNYYTGLQDKQTARNQFLEKEIAILDHQIGEIRKIKEQKKSLKERIALIQTLQESRNIPTRIFNNLPLIAPTGVYLDSLAFRDSAINLDGKSEANYRVASLMRNIEQRVWLGTPSIRSIVALPGKQADMELSKFQLNFAVNLGLPSDKKEAK, from the coding sequence ATGTCTAACATTAACTTACTTCCTTGGCGTGAAGAGGTCAAAACCAAACAAAAACGTGATTTTTGGATGGCCTTAGCCTCTTCTGCTGGTCTCACAGTGTTAGCGCTATTACTGGTGCAAAATTACTACACTGGCTTACAAGATAAACAAACCGCTCGTAATCAGTTCTTAGAAAAAGAAATCGCTATTTTGGATCATCAAATTGGCGAAATCCGAAAAATTAAAGAGCAGAAGAAAAGCCTCAAAGAACGTATCGCTCTTATTCAAACGCTTCAAGAAAGTCGAAACATTCCAACAAGAATTTTCAATAACTTACCGTTGATTGCTCCTACTGGTGTTTACCTAGACAGTTTAGCCTTTAGAGACTCAGCAATTAACTTAGATGGTAAGAGCGAAGCTAACTACCGCGTAGCAAGCCTAATGCGTAACATTGAGCAACGTGTGTGGCTAGGAACGCCAAGCATTCGCTCTATTGTTGCCTTACCGGGTAAGCAAGCGGATATGGAGTTGAGTAAATTCCAACTAAACTTCGCGGTTAATCTAGGCCTTCCTAGCGATAAAAAGGAGGCTAAGTAA
- a CDS encoding pilus assembly protein PilP has translation MRALAIGLTLLALFGCEGSKDDLQQYVMEVKARKVPVKEDVPEIKPFEHLAYQASERRNPFTSPAPEAADTALSTEKECSIAPNAERTKQALEEFSLSSLTMRGVLGDGPSLWALIEAPGGELYRVKEGYYLGLHHGVISKVSDQGLDIQEVVSDGEGCWNERTTQLSLSKADQ, from the coding sequence ATGAGAGCACTAGCAATTGGATTAACCCTGCTTGCATTGTTTGGCTGTGAAGGTTCTAAAGATGATCTGCAGCAATACGTAATGGAAGTGAAGGCGCGTAAAGTTCCGGTTAAAGAAGATGTACCTGAAATTAAGCCTTTTGAACACCTTGCTTATCAGGCCAGTGAACGGAGAAATCCTTTTACTAGCCCAGCTCCAGAAGCTGCCGATACCGCATTGAGCACCGAGAAAGAGTGTTCTATAGCACCTAACGCAGAACGAACTAAGCAAGCTTTAGAAGAGTTTTCGCTATCTAGTTTGACCATGCGTGGTGTGTTAGGTGACGGGCCGAGCTTATGGGCGCTGATTGAAGCCCCTGGTGGTGAGCTGTATCGCGTTAAGGAAGGCTACTACTTAGGTTTACACCACGGTGTAATCTCTAAAGTAAGTGACCAAGGTTTAGATATTCAAGAAGTTGTTTCAGACGGCGAAGGCTGCTGGAACGAAAGAACTACTCAGCTTTCGCTCTCGAAAGCTGATCAATAG
- a CDS encoding AAA family ATPase → MVEVRRDAEFAQLQSQLRLRDRLITQIRFSAKLICVNGEAGSGKSSMANSLLESAPFANHALVSAASEQDGRLRRDLLQQLLKDPLFNQDDPLFDSFQRNVKETSAPLIIIIDAAHNVSVDLLNELVEFYQHYNQLYQHDLSLILFAESSSSFNAQLDALSNQVLYFDVPPLNSTESFELASLLFNRAEYVAEFENQQAIEQHIASAKGNPRLIYQFVDQIVTGDIPMAEASAPNRSKLYIVIAVVLCAAVAGLLVQVINDWGGNDQGDDSRIALALMEEPTLANGSSPSQSAANASQQNSPDFAASSSEAETAELPSQDLPKELDIATQSSESELRVVVEDDVVNKLLAEQSQPAEDTELVAQIQDSGNLLAEPEAELSADKAPKEISQEEVPIKVTNVKALLDAKPSKRYTLQLMALNNREKAQQFVSARQWAHDVWVYRSSANPNVPYKIIYGDFATREEAQAARNSLKQQNLDSLIKQFKQVQFELTQ, encoded by the coding sequence ATGGTGGAAGTGCGGCGTGATGCCGAGTTTGCACAATTGCAAAGTCAATTGCGCTTACGCGATAGGCTTATCACTCAAATTCGCTTTAGCGCAAAGCTGATTTGCGTGAACGGAGAGGCTGGGTCTGGCAAGTCGTCTATGGCCAACTCGCTTCTTGAAAGTGCCCCTTTTGCTAATCACGCCTTGGTAAGTGCAGCCAGTGAGCAAGATGGTCGTTTACGTCGAGACTTGTTGCAGCAATTATTGAAAGACCCTCTGTTTAATCAAGACGATCCACTGTTCGACAGTTTTCAACGCAACGTAAAAGAAACCTCTGCTCCACTCATCATCATCATCGATGCAGCCCATAACGTTAGCGTCGACTTGCTAAATGAGTTGGTGGAGTTCTATCAGCATTACAATCAGCTATATCAGCATGATCTATCGTTAATCCTGTTTGCTGAATCAAGCAGTAGTTTTAATGCGCAATTGGATGCGCTAAGCAATCAAGTTCTCTATTTTGATGTCCCCCCATTAAATAGTACTGAATCCTTCGAGTTAGCTTCATTACTATTTAACCGTGCTGAGTACGTGGCGGAATTTGAGAACCAACAAGCAATTGAGCAACACATCGCCTCGGCGAAAGGAAATCCTCGTTTAATTTATCAATTTGTCGATCAAATCGTTACCGGAGATATTCCCATGGCGGAAGCAAGTGCACCAAATCGAAGTAAGTTATACATAGTTATTGCAGTGGTGTTATGTGCAGCGGTAGCTGGTTTATTAGTGCAAGTTATCAACGACTGGGGCGGCAATGACCAAGGTGATGACAGCCGTATTGCTTTAGCTTTAATGGAAGAGCCTACCTTAGCTAACGGTAGTTCTCCAAGCCAAAGCGCCGCTAATGCATCACAACAAAATAGTCCAGATTTTGCGGCTTCAAGTAGCGAAGCAGAAACAGCAGAACTGCCGTCGCAAGATTTACCCAAAGAACTAGATATAGCCACTCAAAGCTCTGAGTCAGAATTGCGCGTAGTGGTTGAGGATGACGTAGTTAATAAGCTACTGGCGGAACAAAGCCAGCCGGCGGAAGACACTGAACTGGTCGCACAAATTCAAGACAGCGGTAATTTGCTGGCCGAGCCGGAAGCTGAACTTAGCGCTGATAAAGCGCCAAAAGAAATTAGCCAAGAAGAAGTGCCAATTAAAGTTACCAACGTTAAAGCACTGTTGGATGCTAAGCCAAGCAAGCGTTATACCTTACAGTTAATGGCTTTAAATAATCGTGAAAAAGCCCAGCAGTTTGTGTCGGCTCGTCAATGGGCGCATGATGTGTGGGTATATCGTTCAAGCGCAAACCCTAATGTTCCTTATAAAATCATTTATGGTGACTTCGCCACACGCGAAGAAGCTCAAGCCGCTCGTAATAGTTTAAAACAGCAAAATCTTGATTCTTTGATTAAGCAATTTAAACAGGTTCAGTTTGAATTGACTCAATAG
- a CDS encoding type 4a pilus biogenesis protein PilO has product MDLQELNELDLESIGTWPKLAKIVFVVVVCGLITAGYYYYQIADEKTKLVQLEAKEQELRQKFEVKAALAGNLPEYQKQVEEMKQAFASLLKQLPEKHEIPGLLDELSFIGIDNGLEFRRINWEPEVEHEFSTELPIKLEVSGSYHQLGAFVSAVAALPRIVILDNITMKKQGDGGTLSMAMLAKTYRYKEKPAAKGK; this is encoded by the coding sequence ATGGATTTACAAGAGCTTAACGAACTCGACTTAGAGAGCATTGGCACTTGGCCAAAACTCGCTAAAATCGTTTTTGTGGTTGTAGTTTGTGGCCTAATTACGGCTGGTTATTATTACTACCAAATCGCCGATGAGAAAACCAAGCTGGTTCAGCTTGAAGCGAAAGAGCAAGAGTTGCGACAAAAGTTTGAAGTTAAAGCTGCTCTAGCTGGCAATTTACCAGAGTACCAAAAGCAAGTAGAAGAAATGAAACAGGCTTTTGCTTCTTTGCTAAAACAGCTTCCAGAAAAACATGAAATCCCCGGCCTGCTAGACGAGCTTAGCTTTATCGGTATTGATAATGGCCTAGAGTTCCGCCGTATTAACTGGGAGCCGGAAGTTGAGCATGAGTTTTCTACAGAACTACCAATCAAATTGGAAGTGAGTGGTAGCTATCATCAGCTTGGTGCCTTTGTTAGTGCTGTTGCAGCCTTACCACGGATTGTGATTTTGGATAACATCACCATGAAAAAACAAGGTGATGGCGGGACATTAAGTATGGCGATGTTAGCCAAGACCTACCGCTATAAAGAAAAACCGGCGGCGAAGGGGAAATGA
- a CDS encoding Dam family site-specific DNA-(adenine-N6)-methyltransferase, with product MKKTRAFLKWAGGKYGLIEDIQQQLPEGDLLVEPFVGAASVFLNTDYPRYLLSDINPDLINMYQLLQQRPQQFIDDAKHYFTQECNQSEYYYQVRKRFNATKDSYQRSLMFLYMNRHGYNGLCRYNRGGGFNVPFGSYKRPYFPEQELEFFAEKSHKAEFRCCSYVETFAEVKAGDIVYCDPPYAPLSPTASFTNYASKGFNRSDQERLGDLAIEAQQRGASVLISNHDLPLTRSIYQHSELSKLSVRRTISRKGQQRMKVAELLAYYQAN from the coding sequence ATGAAGAAAACACGTGCTTTTTTAAAATGGGCTGGTGGTAAATACGGCTTAATTGAAGACATCCAGCAACAATTACCCGAGGGTGATTTGTTGGTGGAGCCTTTTGTGGGTGCGGCTTCGGTATTTTTGAATACCGACTACCCGCGTTACTTGTTGAGCGACATTAATCCCGATTTGATCAACATGTATCAACTATTGCAGCAACGCCCGCAGCAATTCATTGATGATGCCAAGCACTACTTCACTCAAGAGTGTAATCAAAGCGAATATTACTACCAGGTGCGTAAACGCTTTAATGCCACCAAAGACAGCTACCAGCGCTCATTGATGTTTTTGTATATGAATCGTCATGGCTACAACGGCTTATGTCGCTATAACCGCGGTGGTGGCTTTAATGTGCCTTTTGGCTCCTACAAGCGCCCTTATTTTCCAGAACAAGAGCTAGAGTTTTTTGCAGAAAAGTCGCATAAGGCCGAGTTTCGTTGTTGTAGTTACGTGGAAACCTTTGCTGAGGTGAAGGCGGGTGACATTGTATATTGTGATCCACCTTATGCTCCGCTTAGTCCTACGGCTAGTTTTACTAACTATGCGAGTAAAGGTTTTAATCGAAGTGATCAAGAGCGCTTGGGGGATTTGGCGATAGAAGCTCAGCAACGGGGCGCTTCGGTATTAATTAGTAACCACGACTTACCGCTTACTCGAAGTATTTATCAGCATAGTGAGTTGAGCAAACTAAGTGTGCGCAGAACTATTAGCCGTAAAGGTCAACAGCGAATGAAAGTTGCCGAGCTACTGGCTTACTATCAGGCCAATTAA
- the aroK gene encoding shikimate kinase AroK, whose translation MAEKRNIFLVGPMGAGKSTIGRHLAQQLHLQFYDTDQEIERRTGADIAWVFDVEGEAGFRVREEGVIDDLSQLQGIVLATGGGSVISKENRNHLSARGIVVYLETTIDKQFARTQRDKRRPLLQTDEPREVLENLAEERNPMYSDVADYTVKTDDQSAKAVANQIIELLGF comes from the coding sequence ATGGCTGAGAAACGAAATATCTTCCTTGTAGGACCAATGGGTGCTGGGAAAAGCACAATTGGTCGTCATTTAGCACAGCAGTTACATTTGCAATTTTACGATACAGATCAAGAGATTGAACGCCGCACTGGTGCCGATATCGCTTGGGTATTTGACGTAGAAGGTGAAGCCGGATTTAGAGTTCGTGAAGAGGGTGTTATTGATGACCTTTCACAACTGCAAGGCATTGTATTAGCAACGGGTGGTGGCTCTGTAATTAGTAAAGAGAACCGAAATCACCTTTCTGCTCGCGGTATTGTTGTGTACCTTGAAACCACAATCGACAAACAGTTTGCTCGAACGCAACGCGATAAACGTCGCCCATTGCTACAAACTGATGAGCCTCGCGAAGTACTTGAAAACTTGGCCGAAGAGCGCAATCCAATGTACTCAGATGTTGCTGATTACACAGTGAAAACTGACGATCAAAGCGCAAAAGCAGTGGCTAACCAAATCATCGAATTACTAGGATTCTAA
- the pilQ gene encoding type IV pilus secretin PilQ family protein, which produces MKGKMLQGVYKSGLVLAGVFCCITQAWANAQLIQLNTNPMVKGAVEIELLFDGPIENVSDHLEYSPNQLVIDVANASSALKINPLPIDGGGVKQVQSLQTESGLQLVLALERLVPYQVSKESQRVLVKLGALPVAAAAAQSTVDDAFENASRIEHATINTVQGIDFRRGKGGSGQIMVDLNNSSIAADIKRRDNSLIVDFYNTDIAEENVYVMDVNDFATPVESVEVFRHDAKVQLKIAIDGEFDYRYDQSGELFLVEVKKLEAEEGTKVEYQGKPISLNFQDIPVRTVLQLIADFNKLNLVTTDSVRGNITLRMDDVPWEQALDIILKVKGLDKRLDNNVLLIAPAAELAEQERQQLESAQQVADLAPLYSEYIEVNYAKAADLSALLKSEQTSMLSERGSVAVDERTNTLLIKDTEESLNNIKIMVKKLDIAVKQVVIEARMVTVTDDVSEELGIRWGVTNSGSVGSSTGITSGTLEGADDVLAGNIPDLDDRLNVNLPVADPAGSIAFQVAKLANGQILDLELSALEQENKGEVIASPRITTANQKAAYIEQGREIPYVENASSGATSVTFKKAVLSLRVTPQITPDGNVILDLVITQDSEGEAVLTPTGPAVAINKQEIGTQVLVKNGETIVLGGIYQQQNVDRVKKVPILGDVPGLGYFFRTTSESVKKNELLIFVTPRILLDAL; this is translated from the coding sequence ATGAAGGGAAAGATGCTGCAAGGAGTATACAAAAGCGGCTTGGTGTTGGCTGGTGTGTTTTGTTGCATAACGCAGGCTTGGGCAAATGCTCAACTTATTCAGTTAAATACCAACCCGATGGTTAAAGGCGCAGTGGAAATCGAACTTCTGTTTGATGGACCCATTGAAAACGTCAGTGACCATCTCGAGTACTCTCCAAACCAACTCGTCATTGATGTGGCCAACGCAAGTTCGGCACTGAAAATTAACCCATTACCAATTGATGGCGGCGGTGTTAAACAAGTTCAGAGTTTGCAAACCGAGTCTGGCTTACAATTGGTACTTGCGCTTGAGCGCTTGGTTCCATACCAAGTAAGCAAAGAGTCGCAACGCGTTCTAGTCAAACTAGGTGCTTTACCTGTAGCTGCTGCGGCGGCACAAAGTACTGTAGATGATGCATTCGAGAATGCCAGCCGTATAGAGCATGCCACCATTAATACCGTGCAAGGCATTGACTTTAGGCGTGGTAAAGGCGGATCCGGCCAGATTATGGTAGATCTTAATAACAGCTCAATTGCCGCTGATATTAAACGCCGCGACAACAGCCTGATTGTTGATTTTTACAATACAGATATTGCTGAAGAAAACGTTTATGTCATGGATGTAAACGACTTTGCTACTCCAGTAGAGAGTGTTGAAGTATTTAGACACGATGCAAAAGTGCAGTTGAAAATTGCTATAGATGGCGAGTTTGATTACCGCTACGACCAATCGGGTGAATTGTTCTTAGTTGAAGTTAAAAAGCTTGAAGCAGAAGAAGGCACTAAAGTTGAGTATCAAGGAAAACCGATTTCCCTGAACTTCCAAGATATTCCAGTGCGCACAGTCCTGCAGTTGATTGCTGATTTTAACAAGCTGAATTTGGTGACTACCGATTCAGTGCGCGGCAACATTACTTTGCGAATGGATGATGTGCCTTGGGAGCAAGCGCTAGATATTATTCTTAAAGTTAAAGGCTTGGATAAGCGTTTAGATAACAACGTGCTGTTAATTGCCCCTGCTGCAGAGCTAGCAGAGCAAGAGCGACAGCAATTAGAAAGTGCCCAGCAAGTGGCTGATTTAGCACCTCTTTACTCTGAATATATTGAAGTAAATTACGCTAAAGCTGCAGATTTATCTGCACTGCTTAAGAGTGAGCAAACTTCTATGTTGTCTGAACGAGGTTCTGTAGCGGTTGATGAACGTACCAATACTTTGCTTATTAAAGATACTGAAGAGTCTTTAAATAACATTAAGATCATGGTTAAGAAGCTCGATATTGCTGTTAAGCAAGTTGTTATCGAAGCGCGCATGGTTACAGTAACCGATGATGTTAGCGAAGAGCTAGGTATTCGTTGGGGCGTAACTAATTCAGGTTCTGTGGGCAGTAGTACTGGTATTACATCGGGTACTCTAGAGGGAGCAGATGATGTTCTTGCTGGCAATATTCCTGATTTAGATGATCGCTTAAACGTTAATTTACCAGTTGCAGACCCTGCAGGTTCGATTGCTTTCCAAGTGGCAAAATTGGCTAATGGTCAGATTCTTGATTTAGAGCTATCAGCGTTAGAACAAGAGAACAAAGGTGAAGTGATAGCCAGTCCGCGTATCACAACGGCTAATCAAAAGGCTGCTTACATTGAGCAAGGTCGTGAGATCCCTTATGTAGAAAATGCTTCAAGTGGTGCTACTTCGGTTACCTTCAAAAAAGCCGTGTTAAGCTTACGTGTAACCCCACAAATTACCCCAGATGGTAACGTGATTCTTGATTTAGTTATTACCCAAGACTCGGAAGGTGAAGCGGTGCTTACACCAACAGGGCCAGCGGTGGCGATTAACAAACAAGAAATTGGTACTCAGGTATTAGTTAAAAACGGCGAAACTATTGTGCTTGGCGGTATTTACCAACAGCAAAATGTTGACCGTGTGAAGAAAGTGCCAATTTTGGGTGACGTACCTGGCTTGGGCTACTTCTTTAGAACAACCTCAGAAAGTGTTAAAAAGAACGAGTTGTTAATCTTTGTAACTCCTCGAATCTTGCTAGACGCACTATAA